Proteins encoded within one genomic window of Bacteroidetes bacterium SB0662_bin_6:
- the nusA gene encoding transcription termination/antitermination protein NusA, with the protein MQSTTLISSFAEIAREKDIDRDSLTLIVEDVFRAMIRKRYGADDNFDIIFNPDNGDIQIIHVQDIVENWDLKDPVTEIELDAAKEVDEDFEVGEEVASEINIGGFGRRAVMAARQAFSQRIRDIEKEKIYQDYSDLIGEVVVGEIYQTRRREVLVIHNKVELVLPRSEQIFKDRYRKGDMLRAVVQEVKRDIGNNPQVIISRADPVFMERLFELEVPEIYEGIVEIRRIVREPGERAKVAVLSNDERIDPVGACVGVKGVRIHAVVRELGNENIDVLEYSSDPYRLIERALSPANPVSVTINDELDPPRAKVVVKAEEVSQAIGRGGINIRLASRLTGYEIDVYREIAEDEEDVEIDEFADAFSPDTLEKLRNIGCDTAKQVVELSVDELMRRSGLEQETAQHVLETIRLEFEDEDEAALAPRPAPATDAAPVSEEVPAQEEAPVSEEAPVAETASVSEEAPVAEAASEAEPAQEEAPVAEAASEAEPAQEEVPVAEATSEAEPVPETEKEVEGA; encoded by the coding sequence ATGCAGAGCACGACACTTATATCGTCGTTTGCAGAGATTGCGCGCGAAAAGGATATCGATCGTGACTCCCTCACGCTGATCGTCGAGGATGTTTTTCGAGCCATGATTCGCAAACGCTACGGCGCAGACGACAACTTCGACATTATTTTCAATCCGGATAACGGGGATATTCAGATCATCCACGTCCAGGATATCGTGGAGAACTGGGATCTGAAGGATCCGGTCACGGAAATCGAACTGGATGCCGCGAAGGAGGTGGATGAGGATTTCGAGGTGGGGGAAGAAGTAGCCAGCGAGATCAATATCGGGGGGTTTGGCCGCCGCGCGGTGATGGCGGCCCGCCAGGCTTTCAGCCAGCGTATCCGGGATATCGAAAAAGAGAAGATATACCAGGATTACTCCGACCTGATCGGCGAAGTGGTGGTGGGCGAGATCTACCAGACGCGCCGGCGCGAGGTGCTTGTGATCCACAACAAGGTGGAACTGGTCCTTCCTCGTTCAGAGCAGATATTCAAGGACCGGTATCGCAAGGGAGACATGCTTCGGGCGGTTGTACAGGAGGTCAAACGGGATATCGGCAACAACCCGCAGGTCATCATCAGCCGGGCGGACCCCGTGTTTATGGAGCGGCTGTTCGAGCTGGAAGTCCCTGAGATATACGAGGGCATCGTGGAAATCAGGCGCATCGTTCGCGAGCCCGGCGAGCGGGCCAAGGTGGCTGTGCTGAGCAACGATGAGCGGATCGATCCGGTGGGCGCCTGCGTAGGCGTGAAGGGCGTTCGGATTCACGCGGTCGTTCGCGAACTGGGTAACGAAAATATAGATGTGCTGGAATACTCCAGCGACCCCTACCGGCTGATCGAGCGGGCGCTTTCGCCCGCAAATCCCGTGAGCGTGACGATCAACGATGAGCTGGATCCGCCGCGCGCGAAAGTAGTGGTGAAGGCCGAAGAGGTCAGCCAGGCCATCGGACGGGGCGGTATCAATATCCGGCTGGCTTCGCGCCTGACCGGGTACGAAATAGACGTATACCGGGAAATTGCAGAGGACGAGGAGGATGTGGAGATCGACGAGTTTGCGGACGCTTTCAGCCCCGATACGCTGGAGAAACTGCGCAATATCGGTTGCGACACCGCGAAGCAGGTGGTGGAGCTTTCCGTGGATGAATTGATGCGCCGGTCCGGCCTGGAACAGGAGACGGCGCAGCATGTCCTCGAGACGATTCGCCTCGAGTTTGAGGACGAGGACGAAGCGGCGCTCGCTCCCCGGCCTGCCCCCGCGACGGACGCAGCCCCGGTTTCGGAGGAAGTTCCGGCCCAGGAGGAAGCTCCAGTTTCGGAGGAGGCCCCGGTTGCAGAAACGGCCTCGGTTTCGGAGGAAGCCCCGGTTGCGGAAGCGGCCTCAGAGGCAGAACCGGCTCAGGAGGAAGCCCCGGTTGCGGAAGCGGCCTCGGAGGCAGAACCGGCTCAGGAGGAAGTTCCGGTTGCGGAAGCGACCTCGGAGGCAGAACCGGTTCCGGAGACAGAAAAGGAGGTTGAAGGAGCATAA
- the nadB gene encoding L-aspartate oxidase produces the protein MVKVDFLVIGSGVAGLSYALKVAEHGSVAIVTKKETAESNTNYAQGGIAAVMAPPDSYNSHIEDTVAAGGGLCDPEVVRFVVEEGPERVRELIEMGADFTRRDGELHLGREGGHSADRIVHAADTTGREVESALLASVRRHPNIVTFEYHFAVELITEHHLGQHVTKLRPDIRCFGAYVYDSKKDRVEVFLARSTLLASGGSGEIYLHTTNPDVATGDGVAMVYRAKGRIANMEFVQFHPTSLYHPEADSFLISEAVRGEGGRLYNMKGERFMPSYDGREELAPRDIVARAIDDQLKQHGEKYVLLDISHRPADMIRERFPYIHATCLGFGIDITRQPIPVVPAAHYQCGGVLTDHVGRTSIAGLFACGEVACTGLHGANRLASNSMLEALVFSRRATSAAIEYVRGQSFREDIPEWDASGTESPHEWVLVSHNRDELRRVMWDYVGVVRSSPRLDRAFRRTRLLYEETEDFYRRTRVSVELCELRNMIAVAYLIIRSAQMRRESRGLHYMLDYPAPVEEEKRLTLM, from the coding sequence ATGGTCAAGGTCGACTTTCTGGTAATTGGCAGCGGGGTGGCGGGGCTTTCGTATGCGCTGAAGGTGGCCGAGCACGGTTCCGTGGCCATCGTTACCAAGAAAGAGACGGCCGAATCGAACACGAATTATGCGCAGGGCGGGATTGCCGCCGTCATGGCGCCGCCCGATTCGTACAATAGCCATATCGAGGATACCGTGGCGGCCGGAGGGGGGCTTTGCGATCCCGAGGTCGTGCGCTTCGTGGTGGAAGAGGGGCCCGAACGGGTGCGCGAGCTGATTGAAATGGGCGCCGATTTTACGCGCCGGGACGGGGAACTGCACCTTGGGCGCGAAGGAGGGCATTCCGCGGATCGCATTGTGCATGCGGCGGATACGACGGGCAGGGAGGTGGAGAGCGCGCTCCTTGCTTCGGTGCGCAGGCATCCGAATATCGTAACCTTCGAATACCACTTTGCCGTCGAACTCATTACGGAGCATCATCTGGGGCAGCATGTCACGAAACTGCGCCCGGATATTCGCTGCTTCGGCGCCTACGTATACGATTCGAAGAAAGATCGCGTGGAAGTTTTTCTCGCCCGATCGACCTTGCTGGCCAGCGGGGGCTCCGGGGAAATCTATCTCCACACCACCAACCCGGACGTGGCCACCGGAGACGGGGTGGCCATGGTATACCGGGCCAAGGGCCGGATCGCGAACATGGAGTTCGTGCAGTTCCATCCGACGTCCCTGTATCATCCGGAAGCGGATTCCTTTCTGATCTCGGAGGCTGTGCGCGGGGAGGGAGGCCGGTTGTACAATATGAAGGGCGAGCGTTTCATGCCTTCCTATGACGGGCGGGAAGAGCTGGCCCCCCGGGATATCGTGGCCCGCGCGATCGACGACCAGCTCAAGCAGCACGGCGAAAAGTATGTGCTGCTCGATATTTCCCACCGGCCTGCCGATATGATCAGGGAGCGGTTTCCGTACATACACGCCACATGCCTCGGCTTCGGGATCGATATCACCCGGCAGCCGATCCCGGTCGTTCCGGCGGCGCATTATCAATGCGGCGGCGTGCTCACCGATCATGTGGGGCGCACCTCGATTGCAGGGCTTTTCGCTTGCGGGGAGGTGGCCTGTACGGGGCTGCATGGCGCCAATCGCCTGGCGAGCAATTCGATGCTCGAGGCGCTGGTGTTCAGCCGCCGGGCGACGAGTGCGGCGATCGAGTATGTGCGCGGGCAGTCTTTCAGAGAGGATATCCCGGAATGGGATGCAAGCGGCACGGAAAGCCCGCACGAATGGGTGCTTGTATCGCACAACCGGGACGAACTCAGGCGGGTGATGTGGGACTATGTGGGGGTGGTGCGTTCCTCGCCGCGGCTGGACCGTGCGTTCCGCCGCACCAGACTGTTGTATGAGGAGACGGAGGATTTCTACCGCCGGACCCGTGTTTCCGTCGAGCTATGTGAATTGCGCAATATGATTGCCGTAGCCTATCTGATCATCCGGAGCGCGCAAATGCGCCGCGAGAGCCGGGGACTCCATTACATGCTCGACTATCCTGCCCCGGTGGAAGAAGAAAAACGCCTGACGCTCATGTGA
- the truB gene encoding tRNA pseudouridine(55) synthase TruB: MTQPFIRDVDIREVYYPAPTLPETFDRTVLPVDKPEGCSSFDVIRRLRTFLDVRKMGHAGTLDPLATGLLIILMGQATRLMERFMHLPKTYEATLRLGEATDTYDADGKVTERRDPSGIGHEDLLRARDRFVGVIEQITPAWSAVKRGGERLYRKMRRGEEVVPPKRIVTIRSFEILERKHADVSFAVECSSGTYIRSLAHEFGQVLGVGAHIVQLRRTHIGDFSVNEAWTVEGLQKAIRGRGA, encoded by the coding sequence ATGACACAGCCCTTTATTCGGGATGTAGATATCAGGGAGGTCTATTATCCGGCCCCGACGTTGCCGGAGACCTTTGACAGGACCGTACTGCCTGTGGACAAGCCGGAAGGGTGTTCATCGTTCGATGTGATTCGCAGGCTGAGAACTTTTCTCGATGTGCGCAAAATGGGGCATGCCGGCACGCTCGATCCGCTGGCTACCGGGTTACTGATTATACTGATGGGGCAGGCGACCCGGCTCATGGAGCGGTTTATGCATCTGCCCAAAACCTACGAAGCCACGCTGCGCCTTGGCGAGGCCACCGACACCTACGATGCCGACGGCAAAGTGACCGAGCGCCGCGATCCCTCCGGAATCGGGCATGAAGACCTCCTGCGGGCGCGCGATCGCTTCGTGGGCGTCATCGAGCAGATCACGCCTGCCTGGTCTGCGGTCAAGAGGGGAGGCGAGCGCCTCTATCGCAAGATGCGCCGGGGCGAGGAGGTGGTTCCCCCGAAGCGCATCGTGACCATCCGGTCTTTTGAGATACTGGAACGAAAGCATGCGGATGTTTCTTTCGCAGTCGAGTGTTCCAGCGGCACGTACATTCGCAGTCTTGCCCATGAATTCGGGCAGGTACTGGGAGTAGGCGCGCATATCGTTCAACTCCGGCGTACGCATATCGGCGACTTCTCCGTGAATGAAGCCTGGACGGTGGAGGGTCTTCAGAAGGCCATCCGGGGGCGCGGCGCATGA
- the rpsO gene encoding 30S ribosomal protein S15 codes for MITTEQTKTLVETYGKSADDTGAPEVQIAIFTHRINELNGHLKRHPGDHSTRRGLLKLVGKRRRLLNYLMDRDIERYRSIIKELGIRK; via the coding sequence ATGATTACTACAGAGCAGACAAAAACGTTGGTCGAGACCTATGGAAAATCGGCTGACGATACCGGCGCCCCGGAAGTTCAGATTGCGATCTTTACGCATCGTATCAACGAACTGAACGGACACCTTAAGCGCCATCCGGGAGACCACTCCACGCGGCGCGGATTGCTTAAACTCGTAGGGAAACGGCGCCGTTTGCTCAATTATCTGATGGACCGGGATATCGAACGTTATCGTTCTATCATCAAGGAATTGGGTATTCGCAAGTAA
- a CDS encoding ribosome maturation factor RimP, with protein MIGPSQVQENDDLCARIAALVEEVIADSAVFLVEVKVRGAKGSRVVEAFVDSDEAFGANDLTRISREVGFLLDMEDIIAGRYTLNVSTPGLDRPLVLLRQYRKNVGRDVRVRYAVENDPGATEVTGRLLAAADDAIEVAVSGSDVRRIRLDDVVRAHVQLPW; from the coding sequence ATGATCGGGCCGTCACAAGTGCAGGAAAACGACGATCTTTGCGCGCGCATTGCGGCGCTTGTCGAGGAAGTTATTGCCGATTCGGCAGTGTTTCTCGTCGAGGTCAAGGTGCGCGGCGCCAAAGGGTCCCGCGTGGTCGAGGCATTTGTGGACAGCGACGAGGCGTTTGGCGCCAACGATCTGACGCGAATCAGCCGCGAGGTGGGATTCCTGCTTGACATGGAGGATATCATTGCGGGGCGTTATACGCTGAATGTGTCTACGCCCGGCCTCGATCGTCCTCTCGTGTTGTTGCGGCAGTACCGCAAAAATGTGGGTCGGGACGTACGCGTTCGCTACGCGGTCGAAAACGATCCCGGAGCTACGGAGGTGACCGGCAGGCTGCTGGCCGCCGCCGACGATGCGATCGAAGTGGCCGTATCGGGTTCGGATGTGCGCCGTATCCGCCTGGATGACGTGGTGCGGGCCCATGTGCAGCTTCCATGGTGA
- the rbfA gene encoding 30S ribosome-binding factor RbfA, giving the protein MSIRTERVARLLQREIAGVLQTAFSERIPCMYTVTNVRVTRDLGIAYVDVSIYEQDIEERRAAFRHFTDLTAEIRSALARRIRHQLRAVPDIRFFLDEAMHESKRMDEIFEKIRAEREHREAGLQ; this is encoded by the coding sequence ATGAGTATCCGCACCGAACGTGTAGCCCGGTTATTGCAGCGGGAGATTGCAGGGGTTCTGCAAACGGCATTTTCGGAGCGTATCCCGTGTATGTACACCGTAACCAATGTGCGCGTAACCAGGGATCTGGGCATTGCGTATGTGGATGTGAGCATCTACGAACAGGATATCGAGGAGCGCCGCGCCGCTTTCCGGCATTTTACCGATCTGACCGCGGAAATCCGATCGGCGCTGGCGCGGCGCATTCGTCATCAGTTGCGGGCGGTTCCGGACATTCGGTTTTTTCTCGACGAGGCTATGCACGAATCGAAACGCATGGACGAGATTTTTGAGAAGATCCGGGCCGAACGGGAACACCGGGAAGCCGGTTTGCAATGA
- the infB gene encoding translation initiation factor IF-2 produces MTTTKFKKVRLFKLVRELNVSLETLKEHLEENGYADALTGSGINAAIQDEAAYNELLSAFADDMETAARVHKKRARQTASEEPPAGPEPEVVEPAEEPQEIVAAGDGAAAPVAEVEPLLAESAKVEQEKAPKEDVVAEGVVAPEAVVEPDEDSAEAVAEEAPVEAEAAPAPLSQETAAAEPPVAEEELETTKETAAEASGEEVSVEEAPVEEVAAEGEALEFLPEGTEEPAADIAPFDEEESEEEGAETLSAKRYQLAGTTVLGKMDLSEVEEEAPAKRKRKRKRKRKAPIPGEDEETIVQEGEGRQPAKRKRRRKGAVTDEEDIEETLQKTLREIEQGTGGGARRQRRRRRRERHAEQREQEIEEQREQEKILRVPEFVSTGDLAGLMNIAVNEVIQKLFESGMIVSINQRLDADTISFVADEYEYDVEFITEFGTEDIILEEDDPALLKIRAPIVTVMGHVDHGKTSLLDYIRSANVVAGEAGGITQHIGAHKVNLPDGRDITFLDTPGHEAFTAMRARGAKVTDVVVLVVAADDSVMPQTLEAINHARAAEVPVVVAINKIDKEEANADKVMQQLADHNVLVEQYGGKVQCAPVSAHTGEGVSDLMEKILLESEVMELKANPDRNADGVVIESRLEKGRGNVATVLVRNGTLQVGDYFIAGLYNGRVRAMFDERDRRVEEAGPSQPALVLGLSGSPEAGDQLVGLDEEKEARDISQRRQQIHREQSLRQKKHITLDEIGRRLALGDFKELNMIIKADVGGSVEALEDSLLKLSTEEVALNVIHSGVGAITESDVMLASASDAVIIGFQVRPSPGARALAEREEIDIRTYSVIYDAIEDIRDALEGLLSPEEKEVTRGTVEVRELFKVPKAGTVAGCYVIEGKIRRNDRMRVIREGVVIYEGEIDSLKRFKDDVREVQSGYECGISIKGYNDIKVGDQVEGYEIIEEKRTLQVGSPV; encoded by the coding sequence ATGACGACAACAAAGTTCAAGAAAGTACGGCTGTTCAAGTTGGTCAGGGAGCTCAACGTCTCTCTGGAAACCTTGAAGGAGCATCTTGAGGAGAACGGTTACGCAGACGCGTTGACCGGCTCGGGGATCAATGCGGCCATTCAGGACGAGGCAGCTTACAACGAGTTGCTGAGCGCCTTTGCGGATGACATGGAGACGGCGGCGCGCGTGCACAAGAAGCGGGCCCGCCAGACTGCTTCGGAAGAACCACCTGCTGGTCCTGAGCCCGAGGTCGTGGAGCCTGCAGAAGAGCCGCAGGAAATAGTGGCAGCGGGCGATGGCGCCGCGGCGCCGGTTGCGGAAGTAGAACCCTTGCTTGCTGAATCAGCAAAGGTCGAACAGGAGAAGGCGCCGAAAGAAGACGTTGTAGCCGAGGGAGTTGTTGCTCCGGAAGCGGTGGTGGAACCGGATGAGGACAGTGCGGAGGCTGTTGCGGAGGAAGCGCCTGTGGAGGCGGAAGCAGCCCCGGCCCCGCTGTCTCAGGAGACTGCCGCGGCGGAGCCGCCTGTTGCGGAAGAGGAGTTGGAAACGACGAAAGAAACCGCCGCGGAAGCGTCCGGGGAAGAAGTTTCCGTCGAGGAGGCGCCGGTGGAAGAGGTGGCGGCGGAAGGTGAAGCGTTGGAGTTTTTGCCGGAAGGCACGGAAGAGCCGGCTGCCGACATCGCCCCATTCGATGAGGAAGAATCGGAAGAAGAAGGCGCCGAGACGCTTTCGGCGAAGCGTTATCAACTTGCCGGAACCACGGTGCTCGGCAAGATGGATCTTTCCGAGGTGGAGGAAGAGGCTCCCGCCAAGCGCAAGCGAAAAAGAAAGCGCAAGCGGAAAGCGCCCATTCCCGGTGAAGATGAGGAAACCATTGTACAGGAAGGAGAGGGTCGCCAGCCGGCTAAGCGCAAGCGCCGCCGCAAAGGGGCGGTTACCGACGAAGAGGACATTGAAGAAACGCTTCAGAAGACCCTTCGCGAGATCGAGCAGGGAACGGGTGGCGGCGCCCGCCGTCAGCGGCGCCGGCGCCGGCGGGAACGTCATGCAGAGCAGCGGGAGCAGGAAATCGAAGAGCAGCGCGAACAGGAGAAGATTCTTCGCGTGCCCGAATTCGTTTCGACAGGCGACCTCGCCGGCCTGATGAACATTGCCGTGAATGAGGTGATTCAGAAACTCTTCGAGTCAGGCATGATCGTGTCGATCAATCAGCGCCTCGATGCCGACACCATTTCTTTTGTGGCCGACGAGTACGAATACGATGTCGAGTTCATCACGGAATTCGGCACGGAAGATATCATCCTGGAGGAAGACGATCCCGCCCTTCTGAAAATACGGGCGCCCATTGTAACGGTCATGGGGCATGTGGATCATGGCAAAACCTCTTTGCTGGACTACATTCGCAGTGCGAACGTGGTGGCAGGCGAAGCCGGGGGCATTACGCAGCATATCGGCGCCCATAAGGTGAACCTTCCGGATGGCCGGGATATCACATTTCTCGATACGCCGGGCCACGAAGCCTTTACCGCAATGCGCGCCCGGGGCGCCAAGGTTACGGACGTGGTGGTGCTTGTGGTGGCTGCCGACGATTCGGTGATGCCTCAGACCCTTGAAGCCATCAACCATGCCCGGGCTGCCGAAGTGCCGGTGGTGGTTGCGATCAACAAGATTGACAAGGAGGAGGCGAATGCGGACAAGGTGATGCAGCAGCTCGCCGACCATAATGTGCTGGTCGAACAATACGGCGGCAAAGTGCAGTGCGCCCCGGTTTCCGCCCACACGGGGGAAGGGGTGAGCGATCTGATGGAGAAGATTCTGCTCGAGTCGGAAGTCATGGAACTCAAGGCCAACCCGGATCGGAATGCGGACGGGGTAGTGATTGAATCGCGCCTTGAGAAGGGGCGGGGGAATGTGGCTACGGTGCTCGTTCGCAACGGCACGCTGCAGGTAGGCGACTACTTTATCGCCGGGCTGTACAACGGGCGCGTACGGGCCATGTTCGATGAGCGGGACCGCCGGGTAGAGGAAGCAGGCCCGTCGCAGCCTGCCCTCGTGCTGGGGCTAAGCGGTTCGCCGGAGGCGGGAGACCAGCTTGTCGGGCTGGACGAAGAGAAGGAAGCCCGGGATATTTCGCAGCGCCGCCAGCAGATTCACAGGGAGCAGTCCTTGCGTCAGAAGAAGCACATTACGCTGGATGAGATAGGTCGCCGTCTGGCGCTCGGCGATTTCAAGGAGCTCAACATGATTATCAAGGCCGACGTGGGCGGCTCCGTCGAAGCGCTGGAGGATTCGCTGCTCAAACTGAGCACGGAAGAGGTGGCGCTCAATGTGATTCATAGCGGCGTCGGGGCGATTACCGAAAGCGATGTGATGCTGGCTTCTGCGTCCGATGCGGTGATTATCGGATTTCAGGTGCGTCCGTCGCCCGGCGCCCGCGCGCTGGCCGAGCGGGAGGAAATCGATATCCGTACATATTCGGTCATCTACGATGCGATCGAGGATATTCGTGACGCGCTTGAAGGGCTGTTGTCCCCCGAAGAGAAGGAGGTTACGAGAGGCACCGTGGAGGTGCGGGAATTGTTCAAGGTGCCCAAAGCCGGCACGGTGGCCGGCTGCTATGTGATCGAGGGCAAAATTCGCCGTAATGATCGCATGCGGGTAATTCGCGAAGGAGTCGTGATCTACGAAGGGGAAATCGATTCGCTCAAGCGCTTCAAGGATGATGTGCGTGAGGTGCAAAGCGGGTACGAATGCGGGATCTCCATCAAGGGGTACAACGATATCAAGGTGGGAGATCAGGTCGAAGGGTACGAGATCATCGAAGAAAAACGTACGCTTCAGGTGGGATCGCCGGTCTGA
- a CDS encoding bifunctional riboflavin kinase/FAD synthetase: protein MKRLHGLDQVQRDTASVLTVGTFDGVHLGHQSILRYLLERAGALGGISTVLSFHPHPREIVEGTPLPLLTTIGERADIMEAFGLDRLVILPFTKEFSRLSAEAFVEDILVRGIGLREIVIGYDHAFGRDRRGNADLLRTLGKKHGFTVDIVPARIIKEQTVSSRKIRQALEDRGDVEAASGMLGHSYSLTGRVVRGEGRGREMGFPTANIEVEHPGKVIPADGVYAVRVDRLSAHRDGTPDNRSLPGMMNIGMRPTFGGARRMIEVHLLDIEEDMYGELLRVEFVSRTRNERRFASKKDLMRQLSQDRVRSREILGGC from the coding sequence ATGAAACGATTGCATGGGCTCGATCAGGTGCAAAGGGATACGGCCTCGGTGCTTACCGTGGGGACGTTCGACGGGGTGCATTTGGGGCACCAGTCCATTCTGCGCTATTTGCTGGAGCGCGCCGGGGCGCTCGGCGGGATCAGTACCGTACTCAGCTTCCACCCGCATCCGCGCGAAATCGTGGAAGGGACGCCCTTGCCCCTGCTGACGACGATCGGGGAGCGGGCGGATATTATGGAAGCGTTCGGCCTGGACCGGCTTGTCATCCTTCCTTTTACGAAGGAATTTTCCCGGCTTTCCGCCGAAGCATTCGTTGAAGACATTCTGGTTCGGGGGATCGGGCTGCGGGAAATCGTCATTGGCTACGACCATGCCTTTGGACGCGACCGGCGGGGCAATGCGGATCTGTTACGCACGCTGGGGAAGAAGCATGGCTTCACGGTGGATATCGTACCCGCCCGGATTATAAAGGAACAAACCGTTTCCTCCCGCAAGATCAGGCAGGCGCTGGAAGACCGCGGGGACGTTGAGGCCGCCTCCGGCATGCTGGGGCACTCCTATAGTCTTACGGGCCGGGTCGTTCGCGGCGAGGGGCGCGGGCGCGAAATGGGGTTCCCGACCGCAAATATCGAGGTGGAGCATCCCGGCAAGGTGATACCCGCCGATGGCGTGTACGCCGTGCGGGTGGACAGATTATCCGCACATCGGGATGGAACTCCGGACAATCGTTCGCTGCCCGGCATGATGAATATCGGAATGCGTCCTACGTTTGGAGGCGCCCGGCGCATGATAGAGGTGCATCTCCTGGACATCGAAGAAGACATGTATGGAGAGCTTCTTCGCGTGGAATTCGTTTCCAGAACACGCAATGAGCGCCGTTTCGCGTCCAAAAAAGACCTGATGAGGCAACTTTCGCAAGATCGGGTGCGTAGCAGGGAGATACTCGGCGGGTGCTAA